A portion of the Cherax quadricarinatus isolate ZL_2023a chromosome 21, ASM3850222v1, whole genome shotgun sequence genome contains these proteins:
- the MetRS gene encoding methionine--tRNA ligase, cytoplasmic isoform X2, which produces MIIFFLLQNKPARAAVSAEALKEAQSAWLHPSQNTIHTAHPVPVLPVEGESNVLITSALPYVNNVPHLGNIIGCVLSADCFARFCRLRGDNVLYICGTDEYGTATETKALAEGLTPQQICDEYHAIHSNVYKWFNISFDHFGRTTTEHQTKIAQDIFFKLDENGKIFKESVEQLYCKKCERFLADRFVEGTCPHLGCGYEDARGDQCDGCGKLINAMELVKPRCKLCSSSPEVRSSNHLFLDLPSIEPDLNLWLAACSKQWSSNARIICESWIRDGLKTRCITRDLKWGTPVPKDGFTDKVFYVWFDAPIGYISITACYTNQWEKWWKNPSLVQYYEFMAKDNVPFHGVVFPSTLLGTSDNWTKVNYLIATEYLNYEDGKFSKSRGVGVFGDHAIETGIPSDVWRFYLLYLRPEVHDTAFSWVDLQTKNNSELLNNLGNFVHRALSFVFKFFGSSVPAAKPIESDFGVMAAINQELQLYTSALANNHQRDGLRHILSITRIGNQYIQEHEPYKLIKPDRSEEDKERGATVTAVAVNIVALVSVILDPYMPNTAEHIKIFLNKPPHLQGLPSLFMQFLPAGHIIQEPKPLITPIDDDMIKKLSKQFAGQAAPEKKPANPAEVAQLESLIMEQGNKVRKLKESGNAGKDVVAAEVATLISLKGRLAAAQGLNTATPAKDKKKKAGVNAAKVEHIPLSTHAGLNGALDEKDVNHLQVLVAQQGDRVRTIKAKGSVSKDEIGVEVAKLLDLKKQLAIAQGIDPSTLNSKDKKKKKLYGVAP; this is translated from the exons atgattattttttttttattacagaaTAAGCCAGcacgtgcagcagtgtctgctgaagCATTAAAAGAGGCTCAGTCAGCATGGCTACATCCTTCCCAAAACACTATTCACACAGCTCATCCTGTCCCTGTACTTCCTGTTGAAGGAGAATCAAATGTTCTTATTACTTCAGCTCTTCCATATGTCAATAATGTACCACACCTTGGAAATATTATTGGATGTGTTCTTTCAGCTGATTGTTTTGCTAGATTTTGTCGCTTGCGAGGTGACAATGTTTTGTACATTTGTGGGACAGATGAATATGGCACAGCAACAGAAACAAAAGCGCTTGCTGAGGGACTCACACCACAACAGATATGTGATGAATATCATGCCATACATTCTAACGTTTATAAATGGTTTAATATCAGCTTTGATCATTTTGGGCGTACAACAACAGAACACCAAACAAAGATTGCTCAAGATATTTtctttaaacttgatgaaaatgGCAAAATCTTTAAAGAGTCTGTGGAGCAGCTTTATTGCAAGAAATGTGAACGTTTTTTAGCTGACAGATTTGTAGAGGGTACATGTCCTCATCTTGGTTGTGGGTATGAGGATGCTAGAGGTGACCAGTGTGATGGTTGCGGGAAGTTGATTAATGCCATGGAGTTAGTGAAACCTCGTTGTAAACTTTGTTCTAGTTCACCTGAGGTAAGATCCTCGAACCATCTTTTCTTGGACTTGCCATCAATTGAGCCTGACTTAAATTTATGGTTAGCAGCATGTTCCAAACAGTGGTCTAGCAATGCTAGAATTATTTGTGAATCATGGATAAGGGATGGTCTCAAAACTCGTTGCATCACTCGTGACTTGAAATGGGGTACTCCAGTTCCCAAAGATGGCTTTACTGATAAAGTATTCTATGTCTGGTTTGATGCTCCCATTGGCTATATTAGTATTACTGCCTGCTATACAAACCAGTGGGAAAAGTGGTGGAAGAACCCCAGTCTAGTGCAGTACTATGAGTTTATGGCTAAGGACAATGTTCCATTCCATGGTGTTGTGTTTCCTTCAACCCTTTTGGGTACTAGTGATAACTGGACTAAAGTCAATTATTTGATAGCCACTGAATATCTCAATTATGAGGATGGCAAGTTCTCAAAGAGTCGAGGTGTAGGTGTGTTTGGTGACCATGCCATTGAGACTGGAATTCCTAGTGATGTTTGGAGGTTTTACCTTCTATATCTTAGACCAGAGGTTCATGATACAGCCTTCTCTTGGGTTGATCTACAGACTAAAAACAACAGTGAACTTCTCAATAATTTGGGAAACTTTGTTCATCGTGCACTGTCCTTTGTGTTCAAATTCTTTGGGTCTTCTGTTCCAGCAGCCAAACCTATTGAATCTGATTTTGGAGTTATGGCTGCAATAAACCAGGAACTCCAGCTTTACACCTCAGCTTTGGCCAACAATCATCAAAGAGATGGCCTGCGGCATATTTTATCAATAACAAGGATTGGGAACCAGTACATCCAAGAGCACGAACCATACAAACTTATTAAGCCAGACCGGTCTGAAGAAGACAAGGAACGTGGAGCTACAGTGACTGCTGTTGCAGTCAACATTGTAGCTCTTGTTTCTGTCATTTTGGATCCTTATATGCCAAACACTGCAGAACACATCAAAATCTTCTTGAATAAGCCCCCACATTTACAAGGACTTCCCAGCTTATTTATGCAGTTCCTTCCTGCTGGTCATATCATTCAAGAACCTAAACCCCTTATTACTCCCATTGATGATGACATGATTAAAAAACTAAGTAAGCAATTTGCTGGTCAGGCTGCACCAGAAAAGAAACCCGCTAATCCAGCTGAAGTAGCACAACTTGAGAGCCTTATTATGGAGCAG GGAAATAAGGTAAGAAAGCTAAAGGAAAGTGGTAATGCTGGCAAGGATGTTGTAGCTGCAGAAGTAGCAACTTTAATAAGTTTGAAGGGCCGGCTAGCAGCTGCACAGGGACTTAACACTGCTACTCCTGCTAAGGACAAAAAGAAGAAAGCAGGAGTAAATGCTGCAAAAGTGGAACACATTCCCCTTAGCACTCATGCTGGCCTCAATGGTGCACTAGATGAAAAAGATGTGAATCATCTCCAGGTTTTAGTTGCACAACAG